CGCGGGAAGTACGAGCGCGGCGAGGAGTCGAGCCGGCTCGTGGTGAGCGAGATCGTGCCGCTCGACCTCGTGCGTGAGCGGACGGTGAAGGAAGTCGAGATTCGGCTTGCGGGCAAGGGCCTGGAGCGCGTCGGGCTGCGGGAGCTCGCCGACGTGTTCGAGCGCCATCAAGGCGATCGGCGGGTATCGGTGGTCGTGGACGTCAAGGGCGAGCCGGGCAGGCTGCGCGTCCGCGCGGCGACGGCGCGGCGCATCCGGCCGAGCGATGTCTTCGTCCGCGACGTCGAGGCGATCTGCGGCGCCGGCGCGGTCGTGCTGAAGTGAGAGGACGGACGCGCTGATGCCCGAGACCCTCGACTTCGAAGAGCCCGTCGCCCTCCTCCTGAAGGAAGTCGAGGCGCTGCGTCGGATGCCGGAGACGCGCGACCGGTTGGCCTCGATCGAGCGGCTGGAGGCGCGCGCGCAGGAGCTGCGCGCCGAGATCTTCCGGTCGCTCGCGCCCTGGCAGCGCGTCCTCGTGGCGCGCCATCCGAATCGGCCCTGCATGCTCGACTACGTCGAACGGCTCTTCACCGAGTTCGTCGAGCTGCACGGCGACCGGCGCTTCGGCGACGACAAGGCGATCGTCACCGGCCTCGGGACGTTCCGCGGGACGCCCGTCGCCGTCATGGGCCATCAGAAGGGGCGGGACACGAAGCAGAAGATCGTCAGGAACTTCGGGTACGCGAAGCCCGAAGGCTACCGCAAGGCGCTGCGGCTCTGCGGCCTCGCCGAGAAGTTCCGCCGGCCGGTGATCGTCTTCGTCGACACGCCGGCCGCCTATCCGGGCATCGAGTCCGAAGAGCGCGGCGTCGCCGAAGCCATCGCCCTCAACCTTCGTGAGATGGCGATGCTCGATACGCCGATCGTGGTGGTCGTGATCGGCGAAGGGGGCAGCGGCGGCGCCTTGGGGCTGGCCGTCGGCGATCGCATCCTCATGCAGGAGTTCAGCATCTACAGCGTCATCCCGCCCGAGGGCTGCGCCGCGATCCTGTGGCGGGACAGCGCACGGAAGGTCGAAGCGGCCGAGGCCCTCAAGATCACGGCGCCCGATCTGCTCGATCTCGGGCTCATCGATGGGATCGTCGAGGAGCCGGTGGGCGGCGCGCACCAGGACTACGACGTCGCCGCGACGCTCGTGGGCGACGCTGTCGCGGCCGAGCTCGATCGGCTGGGCGATCTGACGCCCGCCGAGCGGCTCGACGCGCGCTATGCGAAGTTCCGCCGGATGGGGCAGCTCGGCCAGGCGTTCGAGGACGTCGGCGCGTCGCCGCGCCGCGCGGAGTGATGCTCCGGCGACGCTGGGAAGACGTGCCCGTCGAGGACGAGCGCGTCCTGACGATGGCCGCCGCGATCGGCGTGCCGGCGGTCATCGCGCGGCTGCTCTGTCAGCGCGGCTTCCACGATCCGGCCGAGGCGCATCGCTTCCTGCATCCCGAGCTCGACCAGCTCCACGATCCGTTCCGGCTGACGGGCATGCGCGCGGCGGTGGATCGGCTGCTCGGTGCCGCCGCCCGCGGTGAGCGCATCGGCATTCACGGCGACTACGACGTCGACGGCATGACCGCCACCGTGATCCTGCGCCGCGCGCTCGAGCTCGTCGGCGCCGACGTCGTGCACTTCGTGCCCAATCGTCATCGAGATGGCTATGGGCTGCAGTCGGCGACGATCGACCGGCTGCACGCGGCGGGCGCCCGCCTCATCGTGTCGGTGGACTGCGGCATTCGGGCGGCCGAGGCTGCTGCGCGTGCCCGTGATCTGGGGCTCGACCTCATCATCACCGATCATCACGAGCCGGGTGAGGCCCTGCCGCCGGCGCTCGCGATCCTCAATCCGAAGCGATCGGACTGTTCGTACCCCGACAAGCACCTGGCCGGCGCCGGCGTCGCGCTCAAGGTCGTGCAGGGGTTGCTGCTGGCCAGCGGGCGCGGGACAGACGTGCTGCCGCACTTCGTCAAGGTCGCCGCCATCGGCACCATGGCGGACGTGGTGCCGCTCGTCGGCGAGAACCGGATCATCGCGAGCTGCGGCTTGCGGAGCCTGTCGGCCGGGCGGCACAGCGCGGGCCTCGAAGCGCTGCTCGAGGAGAGCGGTCTGGCCGGCCGCGCGCTCGACAGCTTTCATGTCGGCTTCATGCTCGCGCCGCGGCTGAACGCCGCCGGCCGCATGCAGTCTCCCGACCTCGCCGTGGACCTGCTGCTCTTGCGCGGGCGGGACGATGACACCCGGAAACGCGCGCGGGAGCTCGCACGCCGGTTGTCGGAGGAGAACACGGCTCGACAGGAGCAGGAAGCCGCGATCCTGGCGGACGCCCGTCGTGCCATCGACGGCGATCCGTCGCTCGGCGGCCAGAACCTCCTGGTCGTCGCCGGCCATCAGTGGCATCGTGGGGTCATCGGGATCGTGGCGTCGAAGCTTGCGGAGCTGTATCACAAGCCGACGCTCGTGCTGTCGATCGATCAGGGCGTGGCCGTGGGATCGGCCCGCAGCATCCCCACCTTCGACCTGCTCGGCAGCCTCGATGCCTGCGCCGATCTGTTCGTCCGCTATGGCGGCCATCGACAGGCGGCCGGCGTGACGCTCGACGCCGACCGCATCGACGAGCTGCGGATGCGGCTGTGCGCGATGGCGAACGCTCGTCTGAGCCCGGAGGACCTCGTGCCTCGTCTTCGCATCGACGCGCCGTTGCGGCTGCGGGACATCTCGGGCGAGGTCGTGCGCGCGCTCGGCCGTCTCGGCCCGTTCGGCGCGGCGAATCCGAAGCCGGTGTTTCGCGCGGCGCCGGTCGATCTGGTCGCGCCGCCTCGGCGTCTGAAGGACCGCCACTTGTCGCTCTTCGTCAAGCAGGACGGGCGCGCGTTTCGCGCGATCGCCTGGCGAGCGGCGGATCGCGAGGACTACCTCTCCACCAACCGGTACGGCCTCGAGCTCGCGTACTCGCTGGACGAGAGCGAGTATCGAGGCGAGCGCGTCACCGAGCTGACGGTCGCCGACGTGCGCGTGCCCTTCGGAGCGCCCGCGTGAGGTGGCAGAAGCCGGCGCGCGTGATCGTCGCCGTCATCGGCCTCGGCACGGCGGCTGCCATCGTCCTGCTGACGAAGGACCGGCCGGCCGTTGCGCCGCAGGCGTCGACGACGCCTGCCGATCCGGCCGCGAGCTACCAGTCGGGCGCGGGCGAGACCGTGCGTCACGAGGGGAATCGGCTCGTGGCGCGGCTGGAGTACGGGCAGGTCCGCCGCTACGACGACCGGATGGAGTGGGACGACTTCGCGCTCGAGCTCGAAGACGGCGCGAGCCTGACCGCCCGCCGCGTGAAGGGCACGTTCGCTGGTGCGAATCGCGAGCAGCCGTCGGTCTTCACGGCCGAGGGGGATGTGCGATTCCGCTCGCCGGACGGCGCGGCGCTCGAAGGCGATGCCGGCACGTATGACGACACGAACGGGATGGCGTCCATCCCCGGACCGGCCACGATCACGCGCGGCCGCATGACGGGACGTGGCAGAGGCGGCACGTACGAACGCAATGCGGGCGCCTTCAAGCTGCTGGCCGAGGCGTCGCTGACGATCGCGCCCGAGGGCGGCGGCACGCCCATCGACGCCTCGGCCGGCACGATCACGGTCGTCGCGGGGGGCAGCACGCTGCTGCTGGAACAACGGGCGCGCATCGGGCGGGAGTCCGAGACGCTGACGGCGGATCGAGCCACCGTCTATCTGGCTGACGGCCAGCAACAGCTTCGGACGATCGAGCTTCGAGGTCATGCGCGCGTGCAGCCGGTGCCGGGCCGGACGTCCGACATGCCGGATCTACAAGCCCAGGATCTCGAGCTCGATTTCCATGAAGACGGGACCGCATTGCGGCGCGGTGCGCTCCATCGGCAGGCCGTGATGACGCAGCGTGGCGGTCAAGGGACGCGCGTGATCCGCGGCGAGGAAATCAGCTTCAGGATGGCGCCAGACGGCGCGACGCTGACGCGCCTCGACGCGTCGCAGCGTGTCTCGGTGACGCTGCCGCCCTCGGCGACGAATGCGGGCCGCACCATCACGGG
The genomic region above belongs to Acidobacteriota bacterium and contains:
- a CDS encoding acetyl-CoA carboxylase carboxyltransferase subunit alpha, whose protein sequence is MPETLDFEEPVALLLKEVEALRRMPETRDRLASIERLEARAQELRAEIFRSLAPWQRVLVARHPNRPCMLDYVERLFTEFVELHGDRRFGDDKAIVTGLGTFRGTPVAVMGHQKGRDTKQKIVRNFGYAKPEGYRKALRLCGLAEKFRRPVIVFVDTPAAYPGIESEERGVAEAIALNLREMAMLDTPIVVVVIGEGGSGGALGLAVGDRILMQEFSIYSVIPPEGCAAILWRDSARKVEAAEALKITAPDLLDLGLIDGIVEEPVGGAHQDYDVAATLVGDAVAAELDRLGDLTPAERLDARYAKFRRMGQLGQAFEDVGASPRRAE
- the recJ gene encoding single-stranded-DNA-specific exonuclease RecJ, translated to MLRRRWEDVPVEDERVLTMAAAIGVPAVIARLLCQRGFHDPAEAHRFLHPELDQLHDPFRLTGMRAAVDRLLGAAARGERIGIHGDYDVDGMTATVILRRALELVGADVVHFVPNRHRDGYGLQSATIDRLHAAGARLIVSVDCGIRAAEAAARARDLGLDLIITDHHEPGEALPPALAILNPKRSDCSYPDKHLAGAGVALKVVQGLLLASGRGTDVLPHFVKVAAIGTMADVVPLVGENRIIASCGLRSLSAGRHSAGLEALLEESGLAGRALDSFHVGFMLAPRLNAAGRMQSPDLAVDLLLLRGRDDDTRKRARELARRLSEENTARQEQEAAILADARRAIDGDPSLGGQNLLVVAGHQWHRGVIGIVASKLAELYHKPTLVLSIDQGVAVGSARSIPTFDLLGSLDACADLFVRYGGHRQAAGVTLDADRIDELRMRLCAMANARLSPEDLVPRLRIDAPLRLRDISGEVVRALGRLGPFGAANPKPVFRAAPVDLVAPPRRLKDRHLSLFVKQDGRAFRAIAWRAADREDYLSTNRYGLELAYSLDESEYRGERVTELTVADVRVPFGAPA